In Paludibaculum fermentans, the genomic stretch CCAGCCGGCTATCCGAAAGGCGGAGCGGCGGTGCACACGATGGGCCAGGAGACCCCCTTTGCCGACCGCTGGGGCGGCTGGTATGTCACGGGTTCGCCCACCGCTGAAACCCATGCGGGCAACATGAAGACCGGCAACGCGCCCACCGAATTCGGCCGCAATCTGCCCAGCCTGAAAGGCGTCATCGACACGGGCCGGTTCCTGTCGGACCAGAGCGACATCGTGGCCCATCTGGTCCTGGCGCACCAGACGCAGATGCACAATCTCATCACGGAAACGAACTACCGCTACCGCCTGGGCGCCCACGCTGATTCGGAAAGAGCTCGCAAGAGCGGCCAGGAGTTCACTGGCAACTCCGAGGAAACGCGCCGCCAGTACCAGGCCGCCGCCGAAGCTACCCTTCGCTATCTCCTCTTCACGAACGAGGTGCCCCTGGCTGCCCCCATTCAGGGCGGTTCCGGCTTCACGGCCGACTTTGCGGGTCTCGGACCCAGGGACCGCCGCGGCCGCTCCCTGCGCGATTTCGATCTCCAGAACCGTATCTTCAAGTACCCGTGCAGCTACTTGGTGTATTCAGATGCCTTCGACGCGATCCCCGCTCCGGCTCGCGAGTATCTTCTGAATCGATTGTTTGAAGTACTCACCGGACGCGATCAGAGTCACGATTTCGCCGGGCTCTCCGCCGCCAATCGGCGCGCCATTCTCGAAATCCTGGTCGATACCAAACCGGGGTTGCCCGCGGAATGGACGCAGTTCCTTCAGCAGCAGGCCAAGTCTCGATACACCACGCCGGGCTCCACCCCGGCTCCTCTCCAACGCTAAGCAACAAGAAAGGATCGTCTGCATGCGCTTCTTCACGAAATCATTGGCCCTCACGGCCAGCCTGGCCTTGGGGCTCACCGCCTCGGCCGCCGATAACCTCGAAGGACGCTGGGCGGCCACGCTCAAGTCGGCCTCCGGCGTCGAGATCCCCTTCCGCCTCGACATCACCCGTCAAGGCGATCAGGTCGTTGGCACGCTCTACAACGGGCGCGATCCCAAGACCACGTCCAGCGCCTCCATCCACGATGGGAAGGTAGAGCTCAACTTCGAGCACTACCTCACCTCCATCCAGGCGGATGTGAAAGACGGGGAACTGGACGGCAGGATCATCTCCCTGCGCAAGGCCACCACCGCCGCCGGCCCGCAGGGCAACCAGCAGTACGCAGGAACCGAGAACCGGAACAACGCGCCGCGCAACGCGCCCACGCCCTTCCACGCCAAGCGGTACGTCGCGCAGGCCGCGAAGGCCGCCGGCGAGGTCCCGCAGATCGGCGGAGTCTGGGAAGTCGCGCAGGAGACGCCGAAGGGTGAAAAGGCCTGGCGGCTGGTCGTGGAGCAGAATGGAGCCGAGATCCTCGCCACCGTGCTCCGCATCGACGGCGACGCCGGCGGCCTGACCGGCGAATACCAGGATGGCAAGTTTGTGGCCAGCCACTATGACGGCGCCCGCCCCGGACTCGTCGTCCTCACGCCCCAGCCCGATGGCAGCCTGAACGTCAAACTCAACGCTGTCCCGCGCGTGGTGGAGCTGACCGCCTTTCGCCCTGAAATCGCCCGCGCCAAGGGTCTGCCGGAACCGTCCAATTTCCTCACGCACACCACCGTCCGCGACCCCAATGAAGTCTTCACCTACAGCTTCCCCGATGTGAACGGCAAGATCATCTCGAATGAAGATCCCATCGTGAAGAACAAGGTCGTCATTGCCGTGGTCACCGGAACCTGGTGCCCCAACTGCCACGACGAAGCGCAGTACCTGGTCCAGCTCCAGAAGAAGTACGCCGATCGGGGCGTGCAGATCATCGCGCTCGACTTTGAGGAAGAAGATCAGTTGAAGTCGCTGACCCGTGTGAAGTCATTCATCGCCAAGTATGGTGTGCCGTACCCCTACCTCATCGCCGGCACCCCGGCCGAGATGTGGGACAAGGTGCCCCAGGCCGTGAACCTCAACACCTGGCCGGCGACCTTCTTCATCGGGAAGGACGGCAAGGTGAAGG encodes the following:
- a CDS encoding peroxiredoxin family protein, which translates into the protein MRFFTKSLALTASLALGLTASAADNLEGRWAATLKSASGVEIPFRLDITRQGDQVVGTLYNGRDPKTTSSASIHDGKVELNFEHYLTSIQADVKDGELDGRIISLRKATTAAGPQGNQQYAGTENRNNAPRNAPTPFHAKRYVAQAAKAAGEVPQIGGVWEVAQETPKGEKAWRLVVEQNGAEILATVLRIDGDAGGLTGEYQDGKFVASHYDGARPGLVVLTPQPDGSLNVKLNAVPRVVELTAFRPEIARAKGLPEPSNFLTHTTVRDPNEVFTYSFPDVNGKIISNEDPIVKNKVVIAVVTGTWCPNCHDEAQYLVQLQKKYADRGVQIIALDFEEEDQLKSLTRVKSFIAKYGVPYPYLIAGTPAEMWDKVPQAVNLNTWPATFFIGKDGKVKAVHSGFAAPASGPYHIALKEEFTSILEKLIKEQPAGENAPITTARAELR